In Homo sapiens chromosome 11, GRCh38.p14 Primary Assembly, one DNA window encodes the following:
- the SCT gene encoding secretin preproprotein, with protein sequence MAPRPLLLLLLLLGGSAARPAPPRARRHSDGTFTSELSRLREGARLQRLLQGLVGKRSEQDAENSMAWTRLSAGLLCPSGSNMPILQAWMPLDGTWSPWLPPGPMVSEPAGAAAEGTLRPR encoded by the exons ATGGCCCCCCGgcccctcctgctgctgctgctgctcctcggGGGCTCCGCCGCGCGCCCCGCGCCCCCCAG GGCCCGGCGACACTCAGACGGGACGTTCACCAGCGAGCTCAGCCGCCTGCGGGAGGGCGCGCGGCTCCAGCGGCTGCTACAGGGCCTGGTGGGGAAGCGCAG CGAGCAGGACGCAGAGAACAGCATGGCCTGGACCAGGCTCAGCGCGGGTCTGCTCTGCCCGTCAGGGTCCAACATGCCCATCCTGCAGGCCTG GATGCCCCTGGACGGGACCTGGTCTCCCTGGCTGCCCCCTGGGCCTATGGTTTCAGAACCAGCTGGCGCTGCTGCAGAAGGAACCTTGCGGCCCAGATGA
- the DRD4 gene encoding D(4) dopamine receptor produces MGNRSTADADGLLAGRGPAAGASAGASAGLAGQGAAALVGGVLLIGAVLAGNSLVCVSVATERALQTPTNSFIVSLAAADLLLALLVLPLFVYSEVQGGAWLLSPRLCDALMAMDVMLCTASIFNLCAISVDRFVAVAVPLRYNRQGGSRRQLLLIGATWLLSAAVAAPVLCGLNDVRGRDPAVCRLEDRDYVVYSSVCSFFLPCPLMLLLYWATFRGLQRWEVARRAKLHGRAPRRPSGPGPPSPTPPAPRLPQDPCGPDCAPPAPGLPRGPCGPDCAPAAPSLPQDPCGPDCAPPAPGLPPDPCGSNCAPPDAVRAAALPPQTPPQTRRRRRAKITGRERKAMRVLPVVVGAFLLCWTPFFVVHITQALCPACSVPPRLVSAVTWLGYVNSALNPVIYTVFNAEFRNVFRKALRACC; encoded by the exons ATGGGGAACCGCAGCACCGCGGACGCGGACGGGCTGCTGGCTGGGCGCGGGCCGGCCGCGGGGGCATCTGCGGGGGCATCTGCGGGGCTGGCTGGGCAGGGCGCGGCGGCGCTGGTGGGGGGCGTGCTGCTCATCGGCGCGGTGCTCGCGGGGAACTCGCTCGTGTGCGTGAGCGTGGCCACCGAGCGCGCCCTGCAGACGCCCACCAACTCCTTCATCGTGAGCCTGGCGGCCGCCGACCTCCTCCTCGCTCTCCTGGTGCTGCCGCTCTTCGTCTACTCCGAG GTCCAGGGTGGCGCGTGGCTGCTGAGCCCCCGCCTGTGCGACGCCCTCATGGCCATGGACGTCATGCTGTGCACCGCCTCCATCTTCAACCTGTGCGCCATCAGCGTGGACAG GTTCGTGGCCGTGGCCGTGCCGCTGCGCTACAACCGGCAGGGTGGGAGCCGCCGGCAGCTGCTGCTCATCGGCGCCACGTGGCTGCTGTCCGCGGCGGTGGCGGCGCCCGTACTGTGCGGCCTCAACGACGTGCGCGGCCGCGACCCCGCCGTGTGCCGCCTGGAGGACCGCGACTACGTGGTCTACTCGTCCGTGTGCTCCTTCTTCCTACCCTGCCCGCTCATGCTGCTGCTCTACTGGGCCACGTTCCGCGGCCTGCAGCGCTGGGAGGTGGCACGTCGCGCCAAGCTGCACGGCCGCGCGCCCCGCCGACCCAGCGGCCCTGGCCCGCCTTCCCCCACGCCACCCGCGCCCCGCCTCCCCCAGGACCCCTGCGGCCCCGACTGTGCGccccccgcgcccggccttccCCGGGGTCCCTGCGGCCCCGACTGTGCGCCCGCCGCGCCCAGCCTCCCCCAGGACCCCTGCGGCCCCGACTGTGCGccccccgcgcccggcctcccccCGGACCCCTGCGGCTCCAACTGTGCTCCCCCCGACGCCGTCAGAGCCGCCGCGCTCCCACCCCAGACTCCACCGCAGACCCGCAGGAGGCGGCGTGCCAAGATCACCGGCCGGGAGCGCAAGGCCATGAGGGTCCTGCCGGTGGTGGTCG GGGCCTTCCTGCTGTGCTGGACGCCCTTCTTCGTGGTGCACATCACGCAGGCGCTGTGTCCTGCCTGCTCCGTGCCCCCGCGGCTGGTCAGCGCCGTCACCTGGCTGGGCTACGTCAACAGCGCCCTCAACCCCGTCATCTACACTGTCTTCAACGCCGAGTTCCGCAACGTCTTCCGCAAGGCCCTGCGTGCCTGCTGCTGA